In the genome of Gadus morhua chromosome 12, gadMor3.0, whole genome shotgun sequence, one region contains:
- the fetub gene encoding fetuin B, whose protein sequence is MKFFSLLSLACVACMALAAPVEQEGAMMTASCVDPFAVSAAGLALGKINMDRQEGYVLALHRLANVNQMAHAETGVVFYLTMDVVETDCHVLTKANWKNCSRRPMEATPVYGQCKAVIYINRPQRVVRLYTYKCLIRPVPALGLLVICPDCPTHSAFDNTNILKAMTLSLDKFNKESGLSHRFLPGKISRAVSQGGIMEAYRVEYTIQESTCAPGDVSSCPLMDCEFAHKGFCKGSHAISHGEEFLDVACTLYESESAEKQKTLHQLGGETDHSHTDTASIPHDHAHSHDHAHDHTKGDPAHAGQGSPHMHPNPHTNTHSHAHDHTPGQAHDADHVHSHHAKAHNHTGDSPKQHHQYAHADDVHSHDHDHDLALDHDHKHAHLHEHEHHHHHHGVAGTPAKHPHHPDGVVLLLPAMGDTTTTMPTFPPEMATTKPDIADPDIMGQTEPAILPFPGSQATACPGPLTEGAGNPLVDKAFADDPLFKPAA, encoded by the exons ATGAAGTTCTTCAGTCTGCTGTCGCTAGCGTGCGTGGCGTGCATGGCCCTGGCCGCTCCCGTAGAGCAGGAAGGGGCCATGATGACGGCATCATGCGTCGACCCTTTCGCAGTCAGCGCCGCCGGGTTGGCCCTCGGCAAGATCAACATGGACCGCCAGGAGGGCTACGTCCTGGCCCTGCACCGCCTCGCCAACGTCAACCAGATGGCACAC GCAGAGACAGGAGTTGTGTTCTACCTTACCATGGACGTTGTGGAGACAGACTGCCATGTTCTCACCAAGGCAAACTGGAAGAATTGTTCACGGCGACCCATGGAGGCAACCCCG GTGTATGGACAGTGCAAAGCTGTCATCTACATCAACAGGCCACAAAGGGTGGTGCGCCTTTACACATACAAGTGCTTGATCAGGCCAG TTCCAGCTTTAGGGCTTTTGGTGATTTGCCCCGACTGCCCGACTCACAGTGCCTTTGATAACACTAACATCCTGAAGGCTATGACCCTCTCCCTGGACAAATTCAACAAGGAGAGTGGCCTCTCACATCGCTTCCTTCCAGGCAAGATCAGCCGTGCTGTGTCACAG GGAGGTATTATGGAGGCCTACAGAGTTGAATACACCATCCAGGAATCCACCTGTGCCCCCGGCGATGTCAGCTCTTGTCCCCTGATGGATTGCGAGTTTGCA CACAAGGGATTCTGCAAAGGTTCCCACGCAATCAGCCATGGCGAAGAGTTCTTGGACGTTGCTTGTACACTCTATGAGTCTGAG TCTGCTGAGAAGCAGAAGACGCTCCATCAGCTGGGAGGAGAGACGGACCACAGCCACACCGACACAGCCTCAATACCCCATGACCACGCCCACTCACATGACCATGCCCACGACCACACCAAGGGAGACCCAGCACACGCTGGCCAAGGGAGCCCGCATATgcaccccaacccccacaccaacacccactcccacgcCCACGACCACACACCTGGCCAAGCCCACGACGCCGACCACGTGCACTCCCACCACGCCAAAGCGCACAATCACACAGGCGACAGCCCCAAACAGCATCACCAGTACGCTCACGCCGACGACGTGCACAGCCACGACCACGACCACGACCTGGCCCTGGACCACGACCACAAACACGCCCACCTGCACGAGCatgaacaccaccaccaccaccacggagTTGCCGGCACCCCCGCCAAGCATCCCCACCACCCAGACGGCGTGGTGCTTTTGTTGCCCGCCATGGgcgataccaccaccaccatgcccACTTTCCCCCCCGAGATGGCAACCACGAAGCCCGACATCGCTGACCCTGACATCATGGGCCAGACTGAGCCTGCCATCCTGCCTTTCCCCGGCTCCCAAGCGACAGCCTGCCCCGGCCCTCTCACCGAAGGGGCCGGTAACCCGCTAGTGGACAAGGCCTTCGCCGATGATCCCCTGTTCAAGCCTGCTGCATAA